In Natronolimnobius baerhuensis, a single window of DNA contains:
- a CDS encoding cytochrome c oxidase subunit II has product MNIHTYEKLWLVAAMVLIVGFIATITYGSVALGITMVGDQEPTVEPGELNDDERFGDPGVEHVGENQYDAYVVAQTFAFRPEVLEVPANSDVTFYVTSRDVIHSYSVVGTNINTMVIPGEVAQMTVEFDDPGEYGVVCNEYCGFNHHEMEGQIHVVPEDEFTLTELSATAPDEVTLDEDVTIDVTVQNGLLDDIETEVTLESANETMETTLSVAGDTSEETTFTLEASELGEGDHDWTVTADGEEVSGTVTVMTDSEDDADDAAATGGDADE; this is encoded by the coding sequence ATGAATATTCACACGTATGAGAAACTGTGGCTCGTCGCTGCGATGGTACTAATTGTCGGGTTCATTGCGACCATCACGTATGGGTCGGTCGCCCTCGGTATCACGATGGTTGGTGATCAGGAACCGACTGTTGAACCGGGGGAACTGAACGATGACGAGCGCTTCGGAGATCCTGGCGTCGAACACGTCGGTGAAAACCAATACGACGCATACGTCGTCGCCCAAACCTTTGCGTTCCGACCTGAGGTGCTCGAGGTCCCAGCAAACAGTGACGTAACGTTCTACGTAACCAGCCGTGACGTCATTCACAGTTACAGTGTCGTTGGGACCAACATCAACACGATGGTGATTCCTGGCGAGGTCGCCCAGATGACTGTCGAATTCGATGACCCAGGCGAGTACGGTGTCGTCTGTAACGAATACTGCGGGTTCAACCATCACGAGATGGAAGGCCAAATCCACGTCGTGCCCGAAGACGAGTTCACTCTCACCGAACTGTCGGCTACGGCTCCTGATGAAGTGACACTCGACGAGGACGTGACGATTGATGTGACGGTACAGAACGGATTGCTGGATGATATCGAGACGGAAGTAACTCTCGAGAGTGCCAACGAAACGATGGAGACGACGCTCTCCGTCGCGGGCGACACAAGCGAGGAAACGACGTTCACACTCGAGGCGTCTGAACTTGGAGAGGGCGACCACGACTGGACGGTCACTGCCGATGGCGAGGAAGTGAGTGGGACTGTGACTGTGATGACGGACAGCGAAGACGACGCAGACGATGCTGCTGCGACTGGAGGTGATGCTGATGAGTAA
- a CDS encoding SDR family NAD(P)-dependent oxidoreductase yields MGTLEYDFTDETVVITGASSGIGRAMAREFGSAGATVLNADIQSEPKDIDAETPTHDLVEEVGGTGVYLETDVSDPDDIESVIDAAREYGGVDVMINNAALSADAPMREVTPEEFERIHRVNVDGVFFGCQYAANDMIERGDAGTIVNTASISSTVTQFNQVQYDSTKGAVRMLTRGCALELAEHDIRVNAVAPGQIATEFGEGWTADATRGAQENDFIKPVPAGRAGTPDDVAGAALFLASEQAAYITGELLHVDGGWQII; encoded by the coding sequence ATGGGCACTCTCGAGTACGACTTCACTGATGAGACGGTCGTGATCACGGGCGCGAGTTCCGGCATCGGTCGTGCGATGGCACGCGAGTTCGGATCAGCGGGCGCAACCGTTCTCAACGCTGACATTCAGTCAGAGCCAAAGGATATCGACGCGGAGACGCCAACCCACGACCTCGTTGAGGAGGTCGGTGGCACCGGCGTCTACCTCGAGACTGACGTGAGTGACCCGGACGACATCGAATCCGTCATCGACGCCGCACGCGAGTACGGTGGCGTCGACGTGATGATCAACAACGCGGCGCTGTCTGCTGACGCGCCGATGCGGGAGGTCACGCCCGAGGAGTTCGAGCGCATCCATCGCGTCAACGTCGACGGCGTCTTCTTCGGCTGCCAGTACGCTGCGAACGACATGATCGAACGCGGCGATGCAGGCACCATTGTCAACACGGCCTCGATCAGTTCAACCGTCACCCAGTTCAATCAGGTCCAGTACGATTCGACGAAAGGCGCGGTTCGAATGCTCACCCGAGGATGCGCCCTCGAGTTGGCCGAACACGATATTCGCGTCAACGCCGTCGCGCCGGGACAGATCGCAACGGAGTTCGGCGAGGGCTGGACTGCCGACGCAACACGCGGCGCACAAGAAAACGACTTCATCAAACCCGTTCCTGCCGGCCGAGCGGGCACGCCAGACGACGTCGCCGGCGCTGCACTCTTCTTGGCCAGTGAGCAGGCAGCCTACATCACGGGCGAACTGCTGCACGTCGATGGCGGCTGGCAAATCATCTAG
- a CDS encoding universal stress protein yields MYDRILVPTDGSSHAEQATDRALELAASVDASVYGICVVETGPFGSVTLPGENESAASVLGERAREYVDRIDARGEAKDVPVTTDVIEGIPVREILEYADEIDADVIVMGTRGRGGISRMMLGSVTDGVTRHTARDVLVVGDATASSESE; encoded by the coding sequence ATGTACGACCGCATCCTCGTTCCGACCGATGGGAGTTCACACGCAGAACAGGCGACAGATCGCGCGCTCGAGCTTGCAGCGAGCGTCGATGCCTCAGTCTATGGCATCTGTGTCGTCGAAACGGGACCGTTTGGCTCCGTTACGCTCCCGGGCGAAAACGAGAGCGCAGCGTCCGTTCTCGGCGAGCGCGCTCGCGAGTATGTTGACCGAATCGACGCCCGTGGCGAAGCCAAAGACGTTCCAGTGACGACGGACGTCATCGAAGGCATTCCTGTCCGCGAAATCCTCGAGTATGCCGACGAGATCGATGCCGACGTGATCGTCATGGGCACGCGCGGTCGCGGCGGAATCAGTCGCATGATGCTCGGCAGCGTCACCGACGGCGTCACCCGCCACACCGCTCGAGACGTGTTAGTCGTCGGCGATGCGACCGCCTCGAGCGAGTCGGAGTAA
- a CDS encoding YeeE/YedE family protein, with product MVPELVAPALFESLFPNGISRYAVGGALVGLGAVVIYLGTAIPAGASTFLESTLSYVSDQSRFQQYRSSRDWRVVFTLGIIAGAAVYAVTFQSGLVSSGLYEAGSTGQVYDVGGITLWLTDVQPWRLFLGGILVGIGTRIGKGCTSGHGVCGVGSASKTSIIGVITFLIVAIGTAQVVMALGVSP from the coding sequence ATGGTACCTGAACTTGTTGCACCCGCACTGTTCGAATCGCTGTTTCCGAACGGGATCAGTCGCTACGCCGTTGGCGGCGCACTCGTCGGCCTCGGGGCCGTCGTCATTTACCTGGGCACCGCGATTCCGGCCGGTGCGAGTACGTTCCTCGAGTCGACGCTGTCGTACGTTTCGGACCAGTCGCGGTTCCAGCAGTACCGCAGTTCTCGAGACTGGCGCGTCGTCTTTACGCTCGGTATTATTGCGGGCGCAGCCGTCTACGCGGTGACATTCCAGTCTGGCCTGGTCTCGAGTGGGCTCTACGAGGCTGGTTCGACCGGACAGGTGTACGACGTCGGCGGAATCACGCTCTGGCTGACGGACGTCCAGCCGTGGCGGCTGTTCCTCGGCGGGATTCTCGTCGGGATCGGAACCCGAATTGGGAAGGGCTGTACCTCCGGCCACGGCGTCTGTGGCGTCGGCTCGGCCTCGAAGACGTCGATTATCGGCGTCATCACGTTCCTGATCGTGGCGATTGGGACGGCACAGGTCGTGATGGCACTGGGGGTGAGTCCGTAG
- a CDS encoding YeeE/YedE family protein: MPLIFVGGLIFGFGLGFSHMARPEVVLNFLQFEDFGLLFVMGGAAVVTGIAFALVPRLRTRAPLTGDTYGRRLKSFDRNVLIGGAVFGVGWGLSGICPGAAYASLGVGNITILWALAGMFVGAYLQGIWRSQRTASETSATSAD, from the coding sequence ATGCCGCTGATCTTCGTTGGCGGCCTGATCTTCGGCTTCGGCCTCGGATTCAGCCATATGGCCCGTCCGGAGGTCGTCTTAAACTTCCTGCAGTTCGAGGACTTCGGGTTGCTGTTCGTCATGGGCGGCGCGGCGGTCGTCACCGGGATCGCCTTCGCGCTGGTTCCGCGACTCCGAACGCGTGCGCCACTGACGGGAGATACCTACGGTCGACGGCTGAAATCGTTCGACCGCAACGTCCTGATCGGCGGCGCGGTTTTCGGCGTCGGCTGGGGCCTCTCCGGGATCTGTCCCGGCGCGGCCTACGCCAGCCTCGGCGTTGGCAACATCACAATCTTGTGGGCACTCGCCGGCATGTTCGTTGGCGCGTACCTCCAGGGCATCTGGCGGAGCCAGCGGACCGCATCGGAGACGTCGGCCACGAGCGCTGACTGA
- a CDS encoding HalOD1 output domain-containing protein, whose amino-acid sequence MRGTTQRDRPPERPSIHVIERIAEADGVDPVDLDPPLHDVVDTDALDRLFDSSHQDSPPRRGSVSFRYREHDVTVHADSRVLLE is encoded by the coding sequence ATGAGAGGAACGACACAACGCGACAGACCGCCGGAGCGACCGAGTATACACGTCATTGAACGAATCGCCGAAGCAGATGGTGTCGATCCGGTCGACTTGGATCCGCCGCTTCACGATGTTGTCGACACAGATGCGCTTGATCGGCTATTCGACTCGAGTCACCAGGACAGTCCACCCCGTCGTGGCAGCGTTTCGTTTCGCTACCGGGAACACGACGTGACGGTCCACGCAGACAGTCGTGTCCTCCTCGAGTAA
- a CDS encoding MBL fold metallo-hydrolase, with translation MDDMDFPTPDVTVESVMPTELKTQIDAGEDVTLLDARMESEYEEWNIDGDTVESINVPYFHFLDEDIDDDVLAQVPDDQEITVLCAKGGASEFVAGSLKERGYDVNHLEEGMNGWARIYDAVEVERYDGAGTLIQYQRPSSGCLGYLVSDGNEAAVIDPLRAFTDRYLEDTAELGVELKYALDTHIHADHISGIRALAAEGVEGVIPAAAVDRGVTYADDVTVAEDGDEFQVGDVTIETVSTPGHTSGMTSYLIDGELLATGDGLFIESVARPDLEEGDDGAPEAARQLYESLQERVRSLSDETLIGGAHFSDAAKPAEDGTYTARIGQLEADMAALTMDEDEFVELVLSDMPPRPANYEDIIATNLGQQATDDEEAFELELGPNNCAASQDSLAGD, from the coding sequence ATGGACGACATGGACTTTCCAACGCCGGACGTCACAGTCGAATCGGTGATGCCCACCGAGTTGAAAACCCAAATCGATGCGGGAGAGGACGTCACACTCCTTGATGCCCGTATGGAGTCGGAGTACGAAGAGTGGAACATCGACGGCGACACTGTTGAGTCGATCAACGTCCCCTACTTCCACTTTCTCGACGAAGACATCGATGATGACGTTCTTGCACAGGTTCCGGACGACCAAGAGATCACAGTCCTCTGTGCGAAAGGCGGTGCCAGCGAATTCGTCGCTGGCTCACTCAAAGAGCGCGGCTACGATGTGAACCACCTCGAGGAAGGGATGAACGGCTGGGCGCGCATTTACGACGCTGTCGAGGTCGAGCGCTACGATGGCGCGGGAACGCTCATCCAGTACCAGCGTCCCTCCTCGGGCTGTCTCGGCTATCTCGTGTCCGACGGTAACGAAGCGGCCGTCATTGATCCACTGCGCGCGTTCACCGACCGCTATCTCGAGGATACAGCGGAACTCGGCGTCGAGTTGAAATATGCACTCGATACGCACATCCACGCGGATCACATCTCTGGGATTCGGGCCCTCGCCGCGGAGGGCGTCGAAGGAGTGATCCCAGCGGCCGCAGTCGACCGCGGCGTCACCTACGCCGATGATGTCACAGTGGCCGAAGACGGCGACGAATTCCAGGTCGGTGACGTCACCATCGAGACTGTCTCCACGCCTGGCCACACCTCCGGCATGACCTCGTACCTGATCGACGGCGAACTGCTGGCGACTGGCGATGGGCTGTTCATCGAAAGCGTTGCTCGCCCCGACCTCGAGGAGGGCGACGACGGCGCACCCGAGGCGGCTAGGCAACTCTATGAGTCACTTCAAGAGCGCGTGCGCTCCCTGTCTGACGAGACGCTGATCGGCGGCGCTCACTTTAGCGACGCTGCTAAACCCGCCGAGGATGGCACCTACACGGCACGGATTGGCCAACTCGAGGCGGACATGGCTGCCCTGACGATGGACGAAGACGAGTTCGTTGAGTTGGTCCTCTCGGACATGCCACCTCGTCCGGCCAACTATGAGGATATCATCGCGACGAACCTCGGCCAACAAGCTACTGACGATGAGGAAGCATTCGAACTCGAACTCGGTCCAAACAACTGCGCCGCCAGCCAGGACTCGCTGGCCGGTGACTAA
- a CDS encoding 5'-deoxyadenosine deaminase, with product MRLSGTVIADARTIIEDGSVVVDGSRIEAVGPRSTLSEQYPDHEEHTYDLLLPGLVGGHIHSVQSLGRGIADDHELLEWLFEYVLPMEASLTADEMEVAAKLGYLEMLESGTTTCIDHLSVNHAERAFKAAGEMGIRGVLGKVLMDQRSPDGLLESADAGLAESERLIRKYHGSFDDRIRYAVTPRFAVSCTESCLRGVRELADAYEGVRIHTHASENRSEIETVESDTGLRNIHWLDEVGLTGDDVVLAHCVWTDESERKVLAETGTHVTYCPSSNMKLASGVAPIVDYLERGINVALGNDGPPCNNTLDPFTEMRQGSLLQKVDRLNPVTAAAAELLEMATRNGARAAGFDDVGELREGWRADIIAVDTDRTRATPLHDPLSHLVYGAHGDDVVFSMIDGEVVLEDGEVQTVDAAAIREEATAVAESLDLESHRESARAVRPSESS from the coding sequence ATGCGTCTCTCGGGAACCGTCATCGCTGATGCACGGACCATCATCGAAGACGGCAGCGTCGTCGTCGACGGATCGCGTATCGAGGCCGTTGGGCCGCGTTCGACGCTCAGCGAGCAGTACCCGGACCACGAAGAACACACGTACGACCTGCTCTTGCCAGGGCTTGTCGGCGGACATATCCACTCGGTCCAGAGTCTCGGGCGTGGCATCGCAGACGACCACGAACTGCTCGAGTGGCTGTTCGAGTACGTGCTGCCGATGGAGGCCTCACTGACCGCCGACGAGATGGAAGTCGCGGCGAAACTGGGCTATCTCGAGATGCTCGAGAGCGGGACGACGACCTGTATCGACCATCTCTCGGTTAATCACGCCGAGCGGGCGTTCAAGGCTGCCGGCGAGATGGGGATTCGTGGCGTGTTGGGGAAGGTGTTAATGGACCAGCGCTCTCCGGATGGATTGCTCGAATCGGCCGATGCTGGCCTCGCGGAGAGCGAGCGATTGATCCGGAAGTATCACGGGTCGTTCGACGACCGCATTCGGTATGCCGTGACGCCGCGATTTGCGGTCTCGTGTACTGAGTCGTGTCTCCGTGGTGTCCGAGAGCTTGCCGACGCCTACGAGGGTGTTCGAATCCACACGCACGCAAGCGAAAATCGCAGCGAAATCGAGACCGTCGAATCGGACACTGGCCTGCGAAACATTCACTGGCTCGACGAGGTTGGGCTCACCGGCGACGATGTCGTCCTCGCACACTGCGTCTGGACCGACGAGAGCGAGCGCAAGGTACTCGCGGAGACGGGAACGCACGTCACCTACTGCCCGTCCTCGAATATGAAACTCGCGAGTGGCGTCGCCCCGATTGTCGACTACCTCGAGCGCGGGATCAACGTCGCGCTCGGCAACGACGGCCCACCGTGTAACAACACGCTCGATCCGTTCACGGAGATGCGACAGGGGAGTCTCTTGCAGAAAGTCGACCGACTGAATCCGGTCACGGCTGCTGCCGCCGAACTCCTCGAGATGGCGACGAGAAACGGTGCTCGCGCGGCTGGTTTCGATGACGTGGGGGAACTCCGTGAGGGGTGGCGTGCAGACATCATCGCAGTCGATACTGACCGCACGCGAGCGACACCGCTTCACGACCCGCTCTCGCATCTCGTCTACGGCGCACACGGCGACGACGTGGTCTTCTCGATGATCGACGGCGAGGTGGTCCTCGAGGATGGTGAGGTTCAGACGGTCGACGCCGCAGCGATTCGGGAGGAAGCAACAGCGGTTGCAGAGAGTCTCGACCTCGAGTCCCATCGCGAATCGGCGCGTGCGGTTCGCCCGTCGGAGTCGAGCTAG
- a CDS encoding DsrE/DsrF/DrsH-like family protein, giving the protein MSTDNHPASADDSSTDADSESAPDSDPAELQALRERVADLEASVADSDTGDDQKKMTIVATQGSFDMAYPPLILASTAAAFDWDVVVFHTFWGLDILHEEKSKTLKLSAVGNPNMPVPNAVAAIPGMDRMATRMMETKIDENGTATIEELIDLSLESGVDLQACQMTIELMDYDEDDFYDGVTTGVGAATAIQHMAESDVQLLV; this is encoded by the coding sequence ATGAGCACGGACAACCACCCAGCATCGGCTGATGACAGTAGCACTGACGCCGATTCCGAATCCGCTCCCGACAGTGACCCCGCAGAGTTGCAGGCGCTCCGCGAGCGCGTCGCCGACCTCGAGGCGTCAGTCGCCGATAGCGACACGGGTGACGACCAGAAGAAGATGACCATTGTCGCCACGCAGGGGAGTTTCGACATGGCGTACCCGCCGTTGATCCTCGCGAGTACCGCGGCGGCGTTCGACTGGGACGTCGTCGTCTTCCACACCTTCTGGGGACTCGACATTCTCCACGAAGAGAAATCAAAGACCCTCAAACTCTCCGCCGTCGGCAACCCGAATATGCCGGTCCCGAACGCCGTCGCCGCGATCCCCGGCATGGATCGGATGGCCACGCGCATGATGGAGACGAAAATCGACGAGAACGGGACTGCCACCATCGAAGAGTTGATCGACCTCTCCCTCGAGAGCGGCGTCGACCTGCAGGCCTGTCAGATGACAATCGAGTTGATGGACTACGACGAAGACGACTTCTACGACGGCGTCACCACGGGTGTCGGCGCGGCGACTGCGATCCAGCATATGGCTGAATCTGATGTCCAGTTACTCGTCTGA
- a CDS encoding sulfurtransferase TusA family protein, with protein sequence MSSEYQTTETLDVKGQSCPMPIVKTKQAIDDLEAGDVLEVVATDSGSMSDIQGWAEGTNGVELLDQVEDGDRFIHYVEKTE encoded by the coding sequence ATGAGCTCGGAATACCAGACCACAGAGACGCTCGACGTGAAAGGACAGTCCTGCCCAATGCCTATCGTCAAAACCAAACAGGCAATCGACGACCTCGAGGCTGGGGACGTACTGGAAGTCGTGGCGACCGATTCGGGAAGCATGAGTGACATTCAGGGCTGGGCGGAGGGCACCAACGGAGTTGAACTTCTTGACCAGGTCGAGGACGGCGACCGCTTCATCCACTACGTCGAGAAAACGGAATAA
- a CDS encoding universal stress protein encodes MVPWSTDSTETVVVPIANTETATRQLETAVEFAADRSARIVLVYICQVPPQLSLQDGRRYLLTDDDEELLADAAASVETQGIPVETRIRLARGVARGIVGAVEDYANPTLFLGWRGRPPRQNVILGSYVDRVLRDAECDVLVKRIKTPTGDVDDILVPVSTGPHAAFAAETAASLARANDASVTLLHVVDADDADIAKTDARALLAEMAASLEDVPSVDRQLVEAADVAGTITDWSATHDVTVLGVSRGGLLQRRLLGSISRAVGRHAAGTVILAKRHDPVPSRLKRLFS; translated from the coding sequence ATGGTACCCTGGTCGACGGACTCGACGGAGACGGTGGTGGTTCCGATTGCGAACACAGAGACAGCGACGCGCCAACTCGAGACGGCAGTCGAGTTCGCGGCTGATCGGTCGGCTCGCATTGTCCTCGTCTATATCTGTCAGGTACCACCGCAACTGTCATTGCAGGACGGCCGTCGCTACCTGCTCACCGACGACGACGAGGAACTGCTTGCGGATGCTGCTGCATCCGTCGAGACCCAGGGAATCCCAGTCGAGACACGAATCCGCCTCGCTCGAGGCGTCGCACGTGGGATCGTCGGTGCAGTCGAGGACTACGCCAATCCGACGCTGTTTCTTGGCTGGCGCGGGCGACCACCACGGCAGAACGTTATTTTGGGCTCGTACGTCGACCGCGTCCTCCGCGATGCCGAGTGTGACGTCCTCGTCAAGCGAATCAAAACGCCGACTGGTGACGTTGACGACATCCTCGTTCCCGTCTCAACCGGCCCACATGCTGCATTTGCCGCCGAGACGGCAGCGTCACTCGCTCGAGCAAACGATGCCTCGGTCACGCTGTTACACGTCGTTGACGCCGACGACGCCGACATCGCCAAGACAGACGCACGCGCGTTACTCGCTGAAATGGCAGCCTCGCTCGAGGACGTTCCATCAGTCGACCGGCAACTCGTCGAGGCAGCCGACGTCGCTGGGACGATCACCGACTGGAGCGCCACACACGATGTGACCGTTCTCGGCGTCTCTCGTGGTGGGTTACTCCAGCGTCGGCTTCTCGGGTCGATCTCACGGGCCGTTGGCCGACACGCTGCCGGGACCGTGATCCTGGCGAAACGACACGACCCGGTTCCGTCACGGCTCAAACGGCTGTTCTCGTAA
- a CDS encoding universal stress protein, producing MTLVVPFDGSQLSETALVRATEFGNVFDEIVLAVSVIPKGNTKYARERGWIGSKDDFEMETVVSRLHTQVTSLCPSANFRHTVVDRYAPSGSIAKQLRRVARIEDASMVFIGSENAGQFVSAVSSVGGNVATDTGYDVVIVRHHRPAKIKKLRTASTQSVKSDFYHPR from the coding sequence ATGACGCTGGTCGTCCCGTTTGATGGGTCACAATTATCGGAAACAGCACTCGTTCGTGCGACCGAGTTCGGGAACGTTTTCGACGAAATCGTCCTTGCAGTGAGTGTCATTCCGAAGGGGAATACAAAGTACGCCAGAGAGCGCGGTTGGATTGGATCGAAGGACGACTTCGAGATGGAGACTGTTGTCTCGAGGCTGCACACCCAAGTGACGAGTCTCTGTCCCAGCGCAAACTTTCGCCATACCGTTGTGGATCGCTATGCGCCGTCCGGTTCGATTGCAAAGCAACTGCGCAGGGTCGCACGGATCGAGGACGCCTCGATGGTCTTCATCGGGAGCGAAAACGCAGGCCAGTTCGTCTCAGCAGTGAGTAGCGTTGGTGGGAATGTCGCCACGGATACGGGCTACGATGTCGTCATCGTTCGTCATCACCGACCAGCGAAGATAAAGAAACTGCGGACTGCATCGACACAGTCGGTGAAGTCGGACTTTTATCATCCCAGATAA
- a CDS encoding b(o/a)3-type cytochrome-c oxidase subunit 1 yields the protein MLMSNSTGTYLEMFPAEARIVRMAFYSSFLALAIGGLFGLIQTLHRTDVLRFIDSTDYYTVLTAHGVLLAITFTIFFLVGVFTWAVTTSLDRGLEDIRFTWAWYGLMVLGTVLTAIPIFAGFTDAIDMSASVLFTFYAPLQGHPLFYLGLVLFVVGTWLAGADWFRSWWAWKQEHPDERIPLPTFMVLTTTLMWYIATLGVAVSILAFLLPWSLGWIDTINPLLTRTLFWFFGHPVVYFWLMPAYMMWYIMLPKISGGKLFSDPLARVVFVLFLILSVPTGIHHQYLDPGIAEGFKFIAMTNTMFLLLPSLLTAFTVVASMEHGARQRGGEGYFGWLTALPWRDPIFTGMALAGLMFAAAGFSGMINAGMNINYLVHNTFWVVGHFHLTVGTAVALTFMAVTYWFLPQVTGKELWNRSVALGQVVLWFVGMTFMSNAMHRAGLLGIPRRTAEPQYDGFEFEAGVGSVAELDAQIVLGGILLTLSLVLFFANVIGTVLNSRSETLPPNEYAETLSGPEDAPPVLDNLKLWTAIAIVLVVFAYTFPLLSIVDRGGLFGPDITPFPTLVDPGTVIAYAGQQLEGLVLAVMTPLVEATLSAVIR from the coding sequence ATGCTGATGAGTAATTCGACAGGTACGTATCTCGAAATGTTCCCAGCGGAAGCGAGAATTGTGCGGATGGCATTCTACAGTTCGTTCCTTGCCCTCGCAATCGGTGGGCTGTTCGGACTGATCCAGACACTTCATCGAACTGATGTCCTCCGATTTATCGATTCGACGGACTACTATACCGTTCTCACCGCACACGGCGTGTTGCTTGCAATTACGTTTACAATTTTCTTCCTCGTTGGCGTGTTCACGTGGGCGGTAACAACCAGTTTAGATCGGGGCCTCGAGGACATACGATTCACGTGGGCCTGGTACGGGTTGATGGTCCTTGGGACGGTGTTGACCGCGATTCCAATCTTCGCCGGGTTCACTGATGCAATCGACATGAGTGCCTCGGTGCTGTTTACGTTCTATGCCCCGCTGCAGGGCCATCCACTGTTCTACCTTGGACTCGTTTTGTTCGTCGTCGGTACCTGGCTCGCTGGAGCCGACTGGTTCCGGTCGTGGTGGGCCTGGAAACAGGAACATCCCGACGAGCGTATCCCACTCCCGACGTTTATGGTTCTGACGACGACGCTGATGTGGTATATCGCGACGCTTGGCGTTGCCGTTTCGATCCTCGCGTTCTTGCTTCCATGGTCACTGGGCTGGATCGACACTATCAATCCACTGCTGACCAGAACGCTATTCTGGTTCTTCGGTCACCCGGTCGTCTACTTCTGGCTGATGCCGGCGTACATGATGTGGTACATCATGTTGCCAAAGATTTCGGGCGGGAAACTGTTTAGCGATCCGCTTGCCCGTGTTGTGTTCGTCCTCTTCTTGATTCTCTCGGTCCCAACGGGGATCCACCACCAGTATCTCGATCCCGGGATCGCAGAGGGCTTCAAGTTCATCGCAATGACGAATACCATGTTTCTGTTGCTCCCTAGTTTACTGACGGCGTTTACTGTCGTTGCCAGCATGGAACACGGCGCTCGTCAGCGCGGCGGCGAGGGCTACTTCGGCTGGCTGACGGCACTGCCATGGCGTGACCCCATTTTCACCGGAATGGCGCTTGCGGGACTGATGTTCGCTGCTGCCGGCTTCTCGGGCATGATCAACGCCGGCATGAACATCAATTATCTCGTCCACAACACGTTCTGGGTGGTCGGTCACTTCCACCTTACTGTCGGGACAGCCGTTGCACTGACGTTCATGGCTGTTACCTACTGGTTCCTCCCACAGGTGACCGGCAAAGAACTCTGGAACCGCTCTGTTGCGCTCGGCCAGGTCGTCCTCTGGTTCGTCGGAATGACGTTCATGTCCAATGCAATGCACCGCGCCGGCCTGCTTGGGATTCCACGTCGAACCGCCGAACCACAGTACGACGGCTTCGAGTTCGAAGCCGGCGTCGGGAGCGTCGCTGAACTCGACGCACAGATCGTCCTCGGCGGCATCTTGCTGACACTCTCCCTGGTGCTGTTCTTTGCGAACGTGATCGGAACAGTACTCAACAGTCGCAGCGAGACGCTTCCACCAAACGAATACGCCGAGACACTCTCCGGCCCAGAGGACGCACCACCCGTCTTGGATAACCTCAAACTCTGGACGGCGATTGCAATCGTTCTCGTCGTCTTTGCGTATACGTTCCCACTGCTAAGCATCGTCGACCGTGGCGGGCTGTTCGGCCCCGATATTACGCCGTTCCCCACACTCGTCGACCCAGGAACCGTCATCGCATACGCTGGCCAGCAACTCGAGGGCCTTGTGCTCGCAGTGATGACGCCACTCGTTGAGGCCACTCTCTCGGCCGTGATACGCTAA
- a CDS encoding CbaC protein — MRISKAGLLVVLAMLAPLLVELRTVLSWFDIELTVIETVLVGGILVACLLIWAFLPARDTETEPTNSRQ; from the coding sequence ATGCGGATCTCGAAAGCGGGGCTCCTCGTCGTCTTGGCGATGCTTGCACCCCTCCTCGTCGAACTCAGGACAGTGCTCTCGTGGTTCGATATCGAACTGACCGTCATCGAGACGGTACTCGTCGGGGGCATCCTCGTTGCCTGTCTGCTCATCTGGGCGTTCCTTCCAGCACGGGACACCGAGACCGAACCCACGAACTCGAGGCAGTGA